A section of the Ruania halotolerans genome encodes:
- a CDS encoding carbohydrate ABC transporter permease has translation MVVFLWCLAPFVWLILTSLKQGDAALNDPDLLQGPFGLGNYVAVLAQDFALNMRNSFAVASMTTLLSVSIGVITAYALARLPVRRRIALMTGVLAASLFPPVALVPPLYEAWRTFGLLNTYEGMYLAYVSFSLPLVIFIMSTFFAAIPRELEESAKIDGASALQAFARVILPLAIPGVVSAMILTFVTAWNEYLLASTFAPRNPEIAQTVPVAIATFTGAVEYQRPIGTITAASVLVTIPMIILALLLQRRIVAGLTAGAVKG, from the coding sequence GTGGTCGTGTTCTTGTGGTGCCTGGCGCCGTTCGTCTGGCTGATCCTGACGAGCCTGAAACAGGGCGACGCGGCCCTCAACGATCCCGATCTCCTGCAGGGCCCGTTCGGCCTGGGCAACTACGTGGCCGTCCTCGCCCAGGACTTCGCCCTCAACATGCGCAACTCCTTCGCGGTCGCCTCGATGACGACGTTGCTGTCCGTCTCGATCGGTGTGATCACCGCCTACGCTCTCGCCAGGCTTCCGGTGCGGCGCCGAATCGCGTTGATGACGGGGGTGCTGGCGGCGTCGCTCTTTCCGCCTGTCGCCCTGGTGCCGCCGCTGTACGAGGCGTGGCGAACGTTCGGGCTCCTCAACACCTATGAGGGGATGTACCTCGCCTACGTGTCGTTCTCTCTTCCGCTCGTCATCTTCATCATGTCCACCTTCTTCGCGGCGATCCCGCGCGAGCTGGAGGAGTCAGCCAAGATCGACGGCGCGTCTGCCCTGCAGGCGTTCGCGCGGGTGATCCTTCCGCTCGCGATCCCGGGGGTCGTCTCCGCGATGATCTTGACCTTCGTCACCGCATGGAATGAGTACCTGCTCGCGAGCACCTTCGCTCCGCGTAACCCGGAGATCGCTCAGACGGTACCGGTCGCGATCGCCACCTTCACCGGTGCCGTCGAGTATCAGCGCCCGATCGGCACCATCACGGCCGCCTCGGTGCTGGTGACCATCCCGATGATCATCCTCGCGTTGCTGCTGCAACGACGTATCGTCGCGGGACTGACGGCCGGCGCCGTGAAGGGGTAG
- a CDS encoding carbohydrate ABC transporter permease, with translation MSTAISTKAPPPRRRLAGHGLTEVALARLFIAPSVLVMAAVVLFPIGFALVTSLRSYTRRQVDGFAGLANYGTVLSDPAFWAAMRFTGLFTLTSVALEFVIGLAFALLMNHARRGRGVTRAVILVPWVIPTVVAGQMWAFMFNINPGFINSLLGLDDFNWLGSAGWATVTVIAADVWKTAPFAALLLLAGLQTIPSELYESARMDGASAWQRFWHLTLPLLRPAIMVALLFRTVDAVRVYDLPQVMTGGAFGTESLSMLVRQFIVITPDPGIGAALSTITFALVLGVGVLFVSQIGRSMVEGGSTR, from the coding sequence ATGAGCACCGCTATCAGCACGAAGGCCCCGCCACCGCGGCGACGGCTCGCGGGCCACGGGCTCACCGAGGTCGCACTGGCACGGCTGTTCATCGCACCGTCCGTGCTCGTGATGGCAGCTGTCGTGCTCTTCCCGATCGGCTTCGCACTGGTCACGAGCCTGCGTTCCTACACGCGGCGCCAGGTCGACGGCTTCGCCGGGTTGGCGAACTACGGCACCGTCCTGAGCGATCCCGCCTTCTGGGCGGCGATGCGCTTCACCGGGCTGTTCACACTCACCTCGGTGGCGCTGGAGTTCGTGATCGGGCTGGCGTTCGCTCTACTCATGAATCACGCCCGGCGCGGCCGAGGCGTGACGAGGGCAGTGATCCTGGTGCCGTGGGTGATCCCGACCGTCGTCGCGGGGCAGATGTGGGCGTTCATGTTCAACATCAACCCCGGGTTCATCAACAGCCTGCTGGGCCTGGACGACTTCAACTGGCTCGGGTCAGCCGGCTGGGCGACGGTGACGGTGATCGCTGCCGACGTCTGGAAAACGGCCCCCTTCGCGGCCCTGCTTCTGCTCGCCGGTCTGCAGACAATCCCGTCGGAACTGTACGAGAGCGCGCGGATGGACGGGGCGAGTGCCTGGCAACGGTTCTGGCATCTCACCCTGCCGCTGCTACGGCCGGCGATCATGGTGGCTCTGTTGTTCCGCACGGTGGACGCCGTGCGCGTCTATGACCTCCCCCAGGTCATGACGGGCGGCGCCTTCGGCACCGAGTCTCTCTCGATGCTGGTGCGCCAGTTCATCGTCATCACCCCCGATCCCGGCATCGGAGCAGCACTGTCGACGATCACGTTCGCGCTGGTTCTCGGCGTCGGGGTGCTGTTCGTCTCGCAGATCGGACGTTCCATGGTCGAGGGCGGGAGTACCCGATGA
- a CDS encoding ABC transporter substrate-binding protein, whose amino-acid sequence MQKKTWIAATAVSAMAVSLAACTPSGDDSAESGAITWAIGGARSQPGAAHDQIADLWNEANPDTPVTVEALPESADEAREQQALVLQAGGSEFDVLGLDVVWTGEYVENDWIVELDDRRDELDAAVLPGPMESASWNGSLWAVPLNTNTGVLYYRTDLVDAPPSEWEELCQVAADLDDSMSGYIGQGARYEGFTVNWLELYWSAGGELYNEDQSEVLFDVDIATEVTSFVAEATQDGCFAPGFNTAMEEESRIAYQSGDVAFMRNWPGPYSLIAEDADSPAHEATAVAPLPGFDGNPGVAAIGGFNNAISAFSENQEIATDFVVWAATDPEVQQILVENSTLPVLNAAYEDSDDPLITQLGEVLQTAQPRPSVPAWNEISLEIQSTIFPAVNGEMDPRAAAEQLAEFLEGTVAE is encoded by the coding sequence ATGCAGAAGAAGACCTGGATCGCCGCCACGGCGGTCTCCGCGATGGCCGTCAGCCTCGCCGCCTGTACGCCGAGCGGCGACGACTCCGCCGAGAGCGGAGCGATCACCTGGGCCATCGGGGGCGCACGCTCCCAACCGGGCGCGGCGCACGACCAGATCGCCGACCTGTGGAACGAGGCGAACCCGGACACGCCCGTCACCGTCGAGGCACTGCCCGAATCAGCCGACGAAGCTCGCGAGCAGCAAGCCTTGGTGCTCCAAGCCGGCGGCAGCGAGTTCGACGTCCTGGGCCTGGACGTGGTCTGGACGGGCGAGTACGTCGAGAACGACTGGATCGTCGAACTGGATGACCGGCGCGACGAGCTCGATGCCGCCGTCCTTCCCGGCCCGATGGAATCGGCCTCCTGGAACGGCAGCCTCTGGGCTGTGCCGTTGAACACCAACACAGGCGTGCTCTACTACCGCACCGACCTGGTGGATGCTCCGCCGTCGGAATGGGAGGAGCTGTGCCAGGTGGCGGCCGATCTCGACGACTCGATGAGCGGCTACATCGGCCAAGGTGCTCGCTACGAGGGCTTCACCGTGAACTGGCTCGAGTTGTACTGGAGCGCCGGAGGCGAGCTCTACAACGAGGACCAGAGTGAGGTGCTCTTCGACGTCGACATCGCCACGGAGGTGACGTCATTCGTGGCCGAAGCCACGCAGGACGGGTGCTTCGCGCCTGGCTTCAACACCGCGATGGAGGAAGAGTCACGCATCGCCTACCAGTCCGGTGACGTGGCGTTCATGCGCAACTGGCCCGGTCCGTACAGCCTGATCGCCGAGGACGCCGATAGCCCTGCTCACGAGGCCACCGCAGTTGCACCACTGCCCGGCTTCGACGGCAACCCCGGTGTCGCGGCGATCGGCGGGTTCAACAACGCCATCAGCGCCTTCTCGGAGAACCAGGAGATCGCCACGGACTTCGTGGTCTGGGCCGCGACTGACCCCGAGGTCCAGCAGATCCTCGTGGAGAACTCGACCCTGCCCGTGCTCAACGCCGCCTATGAAGACAGCGACGACCCGCTGATCACCCAGCTCGGCGAGGTCCTGCAGACCGCGCAGCCGCGGCCGTCAGTGCCTGCCTGGAACGAGATCAGCCTGGAGATCCAGAGCACCATCTTCCCCGCCGTCAACGGTGAGATGGACCCGCGGGCCGCGGCCGAGCAGCTCGCTGAGTTCCTCGAGGGCACGGTCGCCGAGTGA
- a CDS encoding DUF3604 domain-containing protein, producing MTRRRGQSDLPAYGGMSAFAGDIHNHCAISYGHGSIEDAYANARMQLDFASVTGHASWHDMPEDPAHVADYHRRGFARLQEQWEHVQDVTDGAHVDGEFVSFLSFEWHSMTYGDHCIYYRSGRGPLAPAQAQSLEELRTELRAVQAAGLPTMALPHHIGYLAGRRGVNWDTYSAELSPVVEMISMHGSGEQDNSPRPYLHTMGPRDAGSTAIAGLGRGHRFGFIGSTDHHSAHPGSHGHGLAMVWAPELTRESLWEAIQARRTYAITGDRIMLATSVDGAPMGSEITASGSREIAVQVRGGAALETVQLLRNGEVIAEKRPEHATLSDTFDGILAIAFGWGEVGAFIDWDVEVSLSGGEIHAVEPRLRGYDTLADQAGETDRYAFSSWRQTSRSTATLTTRTYGNPTVTTDATQQLALHVEVGADAVLTVTANGRTLRRTIAELMTGPAVSYIGGFLSGAFVMHRALPYHAASLTWELTDEGTGDQTDIYYARVRQVNDQHAWSSPTWVTHPRA from the coding sequence ATGACCCGCCGTCGGGGCCAGAGCGACTTGCCGGCCTACGGCGGGATGAGCGCGTTTGCGGGCGATATCCACAACCATTGTGCGATCAGTTACGGCCACGGATCCATCGAAGATGCCTACGCCAACGCACGAATGCAGCTGGACTTCGCCTCGGTGACCGGTCATGCAAGCTGGCACGACATGCCGGAAGATCCAGCGCACGTTGCCGACTACCACCGCAGAGGGTTCGCCCGGCTGCAGGAGCAATGGGAGCACGTTCAGGACGTCACTGACGGGGCACATGTTGACGGTGAGTTCGTCTCCTTCCTCTCGTTCGAGTGGCATTCGATGACCTACGGCGATCACTGCATCTACTACCGCAGCGGGCGCGGACCACTCGCTCCGGCGCAAGCGCAGTCCCTGGAGGAGTTGCGGACCGAGCTACGCGCCGTCCAGGCCGCCGGCCTACCGACGATGGCTCTGCCGCACCACATCGGCTACCTGGCAGGGCGGCGCGGAGTCAATTGGGACACCTACTCCGCCGAGTTGTCCCCCGTGGTCGAGATGATCTCCATGCACGGCAGCGGCGAACAAGACAACTCCCCACGCCCATACCTGCACACCATGGGGCCTCGAGATGCCGGAAGCACGGCGATCGCCGGCCTCGGCCGCGGACATCGCTTCGGTTTCATCGGTTCCACCGACCATCACAGCGCCCATCCAGGTAGCCATGGCCACGGCCTCGCCATGGTGTGGGCACCTGAACTCACGCGCGAATCGCTCTGGGAAGCGATCCAGGCACGCCGCACGTACGCGATCACGGGCGATCGCATCATGCTCGCCACCAGCGTCGACGGCGCGCCCATGGGAAGTGAGATCACCGCCAGCGGTTCGCGAGAGATCGCCGTGCAGGTGCGCGGCGGCGCGGCACTGGAGACAGTCCAGCTGCTACGCAACGGCGAGGTCATCGCAGAGAAGCGGCCAGAACACGCGACGCTCTCAGACACCTTCGACGGCATCCTCGCGATCGCGTTCGGCTGGGGCGAGGTGGGCGCCTTCATCGACTGGGACGTCGAGGTGAGTCTGAGCGGAGGGGAGATCCACGCCGTCGAACCACGGCTGCGTGGCTACGACACGTTGGCCGATCAGGCCGGCGAGACCGACCGGTACGCCTTCTCCTCCTGGCGGCAGACCTCCCGCTCCACAGCCACGCTGACCACCCGCACCTATGGCAACCCCACCGTGACCACTGACGCCACTCAGCAGCTCGCCCTGCATGTCGAGGTTGGTGCCGATGCCGTGCTGACCGTGACCGCCAATGGTCGGACCTTGCGCCGCACGATCGCTGAGCTCATGACTGGGCCAGCGGTCTCCTACATCGGTGGCTTCCTCAGCGGCGCGTTCGTGATGCATCGCGCGCTCCCCTACCACGCTGCTTCGCTGACGTGGGAGCTGACCGACGAAGGCACCGGCGACCAGACCGACATCTATTACGCACGGGTACGCCAGGTGAACGACCAGCATGCCTGGAGCTCCCCCACATGGGTCACCCACCCCCGGGCCTGA
- a CDS encoding carbohydrate kinase family protein, translating to MTSPPNGRPPHVVVLGDVFVDLVLAGLAEPPVAGREVYALDSTLAPGGSGNHAVALARLGVRTRLVSALGDDDLGLIIQRQLRSSGVLLEDALHCERSHVTVSLSSADDRALATYLAPEQGPVEPAPEAPWADGVVLYLSSTAADGTWWRTASAQGSRVYADIGWDPSGEWAVESLEPLAHCHAFLPNEQEARAYTRTDTPRAAAAALTRHVPVVVLTCGRDGALAIDQRTGEEARVPALAVDAVDPTGAGDVFVGGFVTADLLDLPLTDRLAFATLTAGLAVRRLGGSLAAPTVHELSRWWQQLRTTRGSDQRDLQRRYEFLEDLLPRLIAGQTGAPAADEVPA from the coding sequence GTGACCTCACCCCCCAATGGCCGTCCGCCACACGTCGTCGTCCTCGGCGATGTGTTCGTCGACCTGGTGCTCGCAGGCCTGGCCGAACCGCCCGTGGCAGGTCGAGAGGTTTACGCGCTGGACAGCACACTCGCGCCGGGCGGCAGCGGCAACCACGCCGTGGCATTGGCACGGCTGGGCGTGCGCACCCGCCTGGTGAGCGCACTCGGCGACGACGACCTCGGCCTGATCATTCAACGCCAGCTCCGTAGCTCAGGGGTTCTCCTCGAGGATGCGCTCCACTGCGAGCGTTCACACGTCACGGTCAGTCTTTCCTCCGCCGACGACAGGGCGCTGGCCACCTACCTCGCGCCCGAGCAGGGGCCGGTCGAGCCCGCGCCGGAGGCCCCGTGGGCGGACGGCGTGGTGCTCTACCTCTCGAGCACCGCTGCCGACGGCACGTGGTGGCGTACGGCGTCTGCCCAGGGATCGCGTGTGTATGCCGACATCGGCTGGGACCCGAGCGGTGAGTGGGCGGTCGAATCACTGGAGCCACTCGCCCACTGCCACGCGTTCCTCCCCAACGAGCAGGAAGCACGCGCGTACACCCGCACCGACACTCCCCGGGCAGCCGCGGCGGCACTGACCCGCCACGTCCCGGTGGTAGTTCTCACCTGCGGGCGCGACGGAGCGCTGGCCATCGATCAACGCACCGGCGAAGAGGCCCGGGTACCCGCCCTGGCTGTCGATGCGGTCGACCCCACCGGGGCCGGGGACGTCTTCGTCGGGGGCTTCGTCACCGCCGATCTGCTCGATCTTCCGCTCACCGACCGACTCGCGTTCGCCACCCTGACGGCCGGTCTTGCCGTGCGTCGCCTCGGAGGCTCGCTCGCAGCGCCGACCGTCCACGAACTCTCCCGTTGGTGGCAGCAGCTGCGAACCACGCGCGGATCTGACCAACGTGACCTGCAACGGCGCTATGAGTTCCTCGAAGACCTCCTTCCTCGCCTCATCGCGGGCCAAACCGGCGCACCCGCCGCCGACGAGGTGCCGGCATGA